In Primulina huaijiensis isolate GDHJ02 chromosome 16, ASM1229523v2, whole genome shotgun sequence, a single genomic region encodes these proteins:
- the LOC140961062 gene encoding uncharacterized protein yields the protein MFICGSGSFGHEDENERYSSPCSTPKRSKRNTNFCRIGKDNSNKNPYADRGLDKFNALLAELDDKKQKIYTQVGSDEISFVRFVYPNDSDQVKPIVVKAKERNQEKINTQDLFKNQKGDIPVANPAVPSVVQVQDKIGSAEIPDKEAKRSSKTSFRLEKLRHPYYYLPLILMLILLFLVVYGRSFAILCTSIGWYLIPTVNGTGNSSASSSSTRTLKRKKESEIKFIEKKIVYNQGSSSPRSVLNGLNPDKSPQQEEIGRRRSF from the coding sequence ATGTTTATCTGTGGCAGCGGAAGCTTTGGCCATGAAGACGAAAACGAACGCTATAGCAGTCCATGTTCAACCCCGAAGAGATCCAAAAGGAACACGAATTTCTGCAGGATCGGCAAAGATAACAGCAACAAGAACCCTTATGCAGACAGGGGTTTGGACAAATTCAACGCACTTTTAGCTGAACTTGATGACAAGAAGCAGAAGATTTACACTCAAGTTGGCTCGGACGAGATATCCTTCGTGCGTTTCGTTTACCCGAATGATTCCGACCAGGTGAAGCCCATCGTCGTGAAGGCAAAGGAGAGGAATCAAGAGAAGATTAACACACAGGATCTTTTCAAGAATCAGAAAGGAGATATTCCGGTCGCTAATCCTGCAGTTCCTTCCGTTGTGCAAGTGCAAGACAAGATTGGAAGCGCGGAGATCCCTGATAAAGAGGCAAAAAGGAGCTCCAAGACCAGTTTCAGGCTGGAGAAATTGAGGCATCCTTATTACTATCTCCCACTGATTCTGATGCtgattcttttgtttcttgttgTTTATGGGAGATCTTTTGCGATTCTGTGCACTTCGATTGGATGGTATCTGATTCCCACTGTAAATGGTACTGGGAATTCATCGGCATCGTCCTCGAGCACGAGGACCTTGAAAAGGAAGAAAGAGTCGGAGATAAAATTTATTGAGAAAAAGATTGTATATAACCAAGGATCATCTTCTCCGAGAAGTGTTCTTAACGGGCTAAATCCAGATAAGTCACCTCAACAAGAAGAAATCGGGCGTAGAAGAAGCTTTTGA